A window from Pokkaliibacter sp. MBI-7 encodes these proteins:
- a CDS encoding IS4 family transposase, whose translation MRLSRALALTHEAASTTHALDELGALLDPDLVSTALETAGVATIRKRRLPLESMIWCVIAMALFRRMSAWDAASRMDIMLPGQRPLVAPSAIVQGRQRLGSAAVREVFSLTQQRWHASANHPTWAGLRLLSVDGVVWRTADTDDNRKHYGSASNQHGDTGYPQVRMVCQMELTSHMLVSSAFAGYHSNEMKLAEQLIDSTPDHSLTLFDRGFYSLGLLHRWQQTGTQRHWLLPLRKDAQYEVLYKLGRQDAIVSLKTSPQARKQWPELPDTLQARLLSKTIKGKVRQVLTSMIDPLRFPPDDIVDLYSQRWEIELGYREMKQGMLAGHYTLRSKTPEMIEQELWGVLLGYNLLRYQMLEMSRHCPGISPCEMSFTACTWAILGFLNGVSLNHPGNIPRYLAELQASAMHYVLPHRREERSYPRVVKPKPSKYPTRNKNASQLN comes from the coding sequence ATGCGACTGTCCCGCGCCTTGGCACTGACTCACGAAGCCGCTTCTACTACTCACGCCCTTGATGAACTGGGGGCGCTGCTTGATCCAGACCTGGTCAGCACCGCACTGGAAACGGCGGGAGTGGCGACCATACGTAAGCGACGCCTCCCTCTTGAGTCCATGATCTGGTGCGTGATCGCCATGGCGTTGTTTCGCCGGATGTCGGCCTGGGATGCTGCGAGTCGTATGGACATCATGCTGCCTGGGCAGAGGCCATTGGTAGCACCCAGTGCCATCGTGCAAGGTCGGCAACGCTTGGGCAGTGCGGCGGTGCGAGAAGTCTTTTCCCTGACGCAACAACGCTGGCATGCCAGCGCCAATCACCCCACCTGGGCGGGTTTGCGCCTGCTCAGTGTCGATGGCGTGGTCTGGCGCACAGCGGATACGGACGACAACCGCAAGCACTATGGCAGCGCCAGTAATCAGCATGGCGATACCGGCTATCCCCAAGTGCGCATGGTCTGCCAGATGGAACTGACCAGTCACATGCTGGTGAGCAGTGCTTTTGCCGGTTATCACAGCAACGAGATGAAGCTGGCCGAACAACTGATCGACAGCACACCCGATCACTCGCTGACCTTGTTCGACCGTGGCTTCTATTCGCTGGGGCTTCTTCATCGCTGGCAACAAACAGGCACTCAGCGCCATTGGCTACTGCCGCTGCGCAAGGATGCTCAATATGAGGTGCTATACAAGCTGGGGCGCCAGGATGCCATCGTCTCGCTGAAGACCTCGCCGCAGGCGCGTAAGCAATGGCCCGAGCTGCCCGACACGCTACAGGCCAGGTTATTAAGCAAGACCATCAAGGGCAAAGTCCGGCAAGTACTGACTTCGATGATCGATCCTCTGCGCTTTCCGCCAGATGACATCGTGGATCTGTACAGCCAGCGTTGGGAAATCGAATTGGGCTATCGAGAAATGAAGCAAGGCATGCTCGCGGGTCACTACACACTGCGCAGTAAAACGCCGGAGATGATTGAACAAGAGCTGTGGGGCGTACTGCTGGGGTACAATCTGCTGCGTTATCAAATGCTGGAAATGAGTCGCCACTGCCCTGGCATCTCCCCCTGCGAAATGAGTTTCACCGCCTGCACCTGGGCGATCCTGGGCTTCTTGAACGGGGTCTCTTTGAATCATCCAGGCAACATCCCTCGCTACCTGGCTGAACTACAGGCTTCGGCCATGCACTACGTCCTGCCTCATCGACGTGAGGAGCGCAGTTACCCGCGGGTGGTCAAGCCCAAGCCGTCCAAGTATCCGACCAGAAATAAAAATGCCAGTCAGCTTAACTGA